The nucleotide sequence TGACCCCGCCGCTAACATCTTCCTCTCCCACCCTCAGCCGCCGCCCAATCTCTTTGTTCAAGAAAATTAAACAGGTACTGTTCAGTGCCCAGGCCTGGATCGGCGTTGTTTGGCTGCTGGCCCTGCTGATTGCCTTGCCGATTCTTGTCATTTTGGGACAGATCCTGACAAATTCCAGCACCACCTGGCAACATCTGGCGGAAACTGTCCTCAAGGATTATGTCCTGAATTCCTGCTGGCTGATGTTAGGGGTGGGCCTGGGCGTGACGGTGATTGGGGTCGGTACAGCTTGGCTGGTGACGATGTGTGAGTTTTGGGGTTCCAGGGCCTGGAGTTGGTTATTGCTGCTCCCCTTTGCGGCCCCAGCCTACATCTTGGCCTACACCTATACGGTTTTCCTCTCCTTTGAGGGGCCAGTACAGTCAGGATTACGAGCTTGGACCGGTTGGGAATGGGGCGACTATTGGTTTCCCGAAATTCGCTCTCTGCCAGGGGCAATCTTGATGTTGACCTTAGTCCTCTATCCCTATGTTTATCTACTGGCGCGGGTTGCATTTTTAGAGCAGGCCACCTGTACCCTAGAAGCCAGTCGTTCCTTGGGCTGTGGGCCGTGGCGGAGTTTTTGGACGGTGGCTTTGCCCTTGGCTCGACCGGCCATTGCCGCGGGGGTGGCGTTGGCGTTGATGGAAACCCTGAACGACTTTGGCACGGTGCAATATTTTGGCGTAGATACTTTTACCACTGGGATTTACCGGACTTGGCTGGGCCTGGGGGATCGGACGGGGGCGGCTCAATTGGCTTCAGTGTTGTTGCTGTTTATTTTCGGGCTGTTGTTGGCAGAACGGTGGTCGCGGGGCCAGGCCAGATTTACGAAACAGGGCCATTCCGACCAGCTCCGCCCTTACTCCTTAAAAACTTGGCGGGCCGGATTAGCAACTCTCTTTTGTTTCTTACCTGTGGGGTTGGGCTTTATGGCTCCGGCCACAGTCTTACTCCAGATGGCCATTCGAGAAGGAGCCGGGGCCTGGAATGAAGAATTTTGGACGCATGCGGGCCATAGCTTGATTTTGTCGGGTTTAGCCGCCCTCTTAGCCGTAATTTTAGGGGTGTTCCTCGCCTATGGATTGCGCTTGTTCCCGGCCTGGAGTTTACGCTTAGGGACACAGCTTGCGGTGATGGGCTATGCAATTCCGGGGGCAGTGATTGCCGTGGGGATACTGGTGCCTTTGGGCTGGGTTGATAACCAAATGGATCGCTTTGCGGTGGCGACCTTTAATATTTCTACAGGCCTGGTATTAAGCGGAACCATTTTTGCCTTGCTCTATGCCTATTTGGTGCGGTTTTTAGCCGTCTCCTTTAACTCTGTTGAAGCCAGCCTTCTCAAAATTCGTCCCAGTCTGGATGAAGCGGCCCGGAGCTTGGGCAAAACTGTAGTTGGAACCCTCATCTCAGT is from Synechococcus sp. PCC 6312 and encodes:
- a CDS encoding iron ABC transporter permease, yielding MGLIAVFQALVMTPPLTSSSPTLSRRPISLFKKIKQVLFSAQAWIGVVWLLALLIALPILVILGQILTNSSTTWQHLAETVLKDYVLNSCWLMLGVGLGVTVIGVGTAWLVTMCEFWGSRAWSWLLLLPFAAPAYILAYTYTVFLSFEGPVQSGLRAWTGWEWGDYWFPEIRSLPGAILMLTLVLYPYVYLLARVAFLEQATCTLEASRSLGCGPWRSFWTVALPLARPAIAAGVALALMETLNDFGTVQYFGVDTFTTGIYRTWLGLGDRTGAAQLASVLLLFIFGLLLAERWSRGQARFTKQGHSDQLRPYSLKTWRAGLATLFCFLPVGLGFMAPATVLLQMAIREGAGAWNEEFWTHAGHSLILSGLAALLAVILGVFLAYGLRLFPAWSLRLGTQLAVMGYAIPGAVIAVGILVPLGWVDNQMDRFAVATFNISTGLVLSGTIFALLYAYLVRFLAVSFNSVEASLLKIRPSLDEAARSLGKTVVGTLISVHLPLMTTGLLTAAMMVFVDVMKELPATLVIRPFNFDTLAIQVYRLASDERLNEAAGGALAIVLVGLIPVLWLSWQIHRAGQQHVTK